The Nicotiana tomentosiformis chromosome 2, ASM39032v3, whole genome shotgun sequence genome includes the window aacaacatcaaaaccaaaaATCGCACCCtcaaaccaaattaatcaacttttgaatttcaaacttcttcaactagctccgaacgcggtgaatcatgcttagacaactcagaatgacaccaaattttacgcaTAAGTCACAAATcccaatacgaacctattccctGCCCcgaaatcccaaacgaacatcgataataccaaagtctacttcaaaccaaatttaggaaactctaaaaccttcaatgCATCAACTTTCAACAATAAACGCTCAAACGCTCCCGGTTCAGCAGAAACTCAATtcgaacatactcccaagtccaaaatcatcatacgaacatattggaatCTTAAAATCCCGGTTCTGGGATCGTTTACTTAAAGTGTTGACTCAAATCAAATTtagccaccttaggccactattatggaactaagtatttcgaattcaacccgaacccttccaaaaccaaatcaaccatccctgcaactcataaaatagtaaaagaacataCGAGAAGTATTAAATGGGGCAACAAgatctagaaagaaaaacaattggtcggatcattacattctctacctcttaagcaaacattcgtcctcaaacgagtctagaatcatacctggagtgctgaataagtgtggatatctactctgcatgtcctcctcagtTTCCCAAGTCGACTCCTCAACTGGCttacccctccactggacctttaccactaaaatcttcttagacctcagATGACggacctgcctgtcaacaatagTAACTGGCTCCTCcttataacccaagctctcatctagctgaactatACTATAATCTAACACATATGACCTATCGGCATggtacttccagagcatagacacgtggaaatcggatgaactcccgatagactgggaggcaaagcaagcctgTAAGCAACCTCTTCAACTCGTtacaatacctcaaatggaccgataaacctcgggctcaacttgcccttttttcaGAActtcatgatacccttcatcgacgagaatttcaagagaaccttctcgcccaccataaatgataaatctcgcgctttctgatccacttagctcttctgcctagactgacttatgcgaagtctctcctgaatcaactttaccttatctaaggcatcctttaccaaatcagtaccatataaccaagtctcgccgggctcaaaccaaccaatgggagaacgacatcgccgaccatacaaggcctcaaatggagccatctcaatgttggacaaataactgttgttataatcaaaatcggccaaaagtatgaatcgatcccactgccctccgaagtcaatcacacatgctctgagcatatcctctagaatCTAAACTGTCCGCTCTGATTGCCCGTTGATCTGCGGGTAAAAGGTCGTGCTGAGCTCTACCTGAGTATCTAACTCACTCTGAATAGCTCTCCcaaaatgtgaagtgaactgagggcatCTATATAAAATGATGGAAATAGACACGCCACGCAACCAGACGATCTCtagaatgtaaatctgggccaacctctctaaagagtacgtagtcaccaccggaataaagtgtgtaGATTTGGTCagtctatcgacaatgacccaagcaacatcaaatttcctcaaagtccgtgtCAATCCAATTGCAAAATCCGTAGTGATGCGCTTCCACTTCTACTCAGGTATAactatctgctgaagtaggccacctggcctttaGTGtgcatacttaacctgctggcaattgagacatctcgccacatactcaactatgtccttcttcatccgtcgGCACCAGTAAtactgcctcaggtcacgatacatcttcgtgacacctggatgaatagaatatcgcaaATTGTGTGCCTCCACTAGATTTGTCTCCCTCAAGCCAttaacattagggacacataggtGACCCTGGAGTCTCAACACCATTATcactgatagtaacctccttggcatcaccccATAGCACCGTCTCTATAATAACTAGGAAGTGCGGATCATctaactgacgagccttgatccgctcaataaagaagactgagccaTAACACATGCCAGAACTCAATTAGGCtctaaaatatctaacctcacaagtctattagctaaggactgaatgtccaaagccaatgacCTATCCCTTATTGAAATAAATGCAGAACCACCCATACTCTTGGCCTTTCTGCTTAAGGTATACgcaaccacatttgccttgcccggatgatagaggatagtaatatcataatccttcagtaactcaagccacctgtgctgcctcaaattaagaccCCTTTGCTTAAACAAATGCTGGAAACTgcagtgatcggtgtagacctcacacgaaccccataaagataatgcttcCAGATCTTGAAAGCATGAACTATCGCAGCCAACTCCAGATCATGCATagagtaattcttctcgtgaggcttcaactaacgtgaagcatatgcaataacccgcCCCTCCTGCTTTAATACATAACCCAAGCCAACgcatgaagcatcataatacacagtatacatccctaaaTCGGAGGGTaaactaacactggtgttgtagtcaatacggtcttgagcttctgaaatctcgccTCGAAATTGTCGGACCATCTAAACCGagaacccttctaggtcaatctagtcaaagaagctgcaatggatgagaagccTTCCACAAATAGATGATTATAGCCTGCTAGcaccaagaaactcctgatctcggtcgttaTGGTAGGACAAATCCAACTctaaattgcctcaatcttcttgagATCCACCTTGATACCCTTATTTGATACTacatgccccaagaaagccacCGAATCTAACTAGAACTCGCACTtaaagaacttagcatatagcttttattaccgcaaggtctgaagcacaatactcaaatgttgctcgtgctcctccatactatgtgagtagatcaatatatcatcaatgaagacaatgacaaatgagtcaagatatggaagcacccgattcatcaaatccataaacaccgtcggggcgttagtcaagccgaagtacatcactagaaactcatagtgcccatatGTAGTCCGGAAAGCCGCCTTCGAACCATCCGAAGCACTTAccctcaactgatgatacccagacctcaagtcgatcttagcgAACACTCTAGtaccctgtaattgatcaaacaaatcagcAATGCACGTtaatgggtacttattcttgatagtgtctttgttcagctggcgataatcaatgcacatccgcaaacTTCCATACTTCTTCTTTACTaacaataccggtgcaccccaaggcgacacattcgacctgatgaaccccttctcgagcaactcctcaagctgcttcTTCAACTCCCTCAATTCTTTTGGAACCATGCGATACAGTAAAATAGAGATAGGTTGGGTGCCTGGCGCCAAATCAATGCTAAaattgatatcacgatctggtggcatgcctggttgATCGGAaagaaatacatcagagaacttcTGCGCCACGGGCACTGAATCGATCGTGAGAGTTCCCATGATAGTATCCCAAATATAAGCTAGATacgctaaacaacccttctcgaccatatgttgaGCTATCAAGAAAGatataacccgactagatgtactaaTAGAAGAGCCCCTCCACTCCAATCTATTagactctggcatcgccaaggtaatagtcaTGGCATAGCAATCAAGAACGACATGGTACGAAGaaaactagtccatgcccatgatgacCCTCAAAGTCGGTAtatcaagcaacaaaagatctgctctggtctcataaccacagaaagtcacaaCACAGGACCAGtaaatccgatccacaacaacagaatcacctaCTAGTGTGAACACATATACAAGAACACCCAAGGACTCATGAGAGACATACAGATAAggagaaaatacagaagatacaTATGGATAAGTAGACCCTGGATCGAATAGTACCGGAGCATCCTTACCGCAGATAAAAATAATTCCTCTGATCACGGCATCtaaggctactgcatctggtatggctggaaaagcataaaatctagTTGGAGATCCacctggttggcctccacctcttgggtgacccctacCCCCTGCCCTTTGCCTCTGGCCGGCCGGACAAGCAGTACGGTAGCTGGTGCGGTGATCATGGGCTGATGGCTCTATTGTATTGACTTGACTCAAAGCCTGGTGCAAAACTTCCTCATGTGACTAAGCTTCCCACACTCGTAGCCACCTCTCGGTGCGGAAGAGTGCTAATCCTGAGTCTGaacctggtgacctgaatacccactggaggaaccctgaatatcCGGTGGACGGTAGGTACTCTATGGAATGGAGATGATGTAGGGTTGCAGCTGGAGCACCCTAAGCAGTTAGAATACATGTGCCTGCTAGACTGGCCCCTCATGGTCTGACCTTTGTCACCAGACGGGGAGCCACTATAAGaacccgtaaaaattttaacctaaaactcggggtttcgtggcgccgagatagattcctgcgttattatacgcgattcagactttttggattgaacagtaccctacggactgagagaaaaatatttcgcagaagaacgcatttctacggcccattatgcggcctcataatcactttgcggaccgcataatggccgcagagtgaagcagaagtttggccaatttgaggtcagttttgtggttgattatgcgaccgcataatcgatatgcggaccgcatatcggtcgcataattcctcttgggtttctgcggagggagttctacggtgcattatgcgaccgtagaacaagtatgcggaccgcatactggtcgcatacctgagccgaaagtttaggcccttgagggccatttctgcggtcactttgcggaccgcataaccattatgtggtcgcatatgcgaccgtagacctgTGTCGGAGCACCATTttccttaatttaaaacccgacccccattccgttaagacacccctttagtctattttgaagctcatttatgatatttctagagtgagagagagggttctagagggagggcctaatttttcatcaaattgatcttcaaccatcactttAAGCtttggaaatactcaagtagagcaccaaattcttcatccaaaaaggtaagacttcatcaccccaactcttaatttcaaacatagctataatggggtactagggtgatacttcatgggtatgagggtggtttatcttgcatgcatgtgtgataaagagtgtggggaaaaagtgggctagaaccatgaacgttttcctaattctgggtttaatttgtatattgctaaaatagattgaggttgctaagggttccggataattgtcgagtctaaagaagcacaattgaggtatgtatggctagctctcttcttcctagaatcgaactcctggtgtccgaataatgggtgtaagttccaacttgatcatactagaattgttttccTTAGTGTgctggattgaaagattcatgttccctaattattttagatggttaccatgtcatcatgctatttgaggacgtaattatgattttccaagctccttcccttatgtgcaaaatgccttatgtgatggtacttattgacatgaatgatgatgttatttgaataaataaaaagggaaagacttgaattggaaaatgttcccaagtgccaagaactacttaataaatgaggccatttgtgccatgtaacgaaagatgggaaagaaatgtgaattgagtatTGAAAGaagttatgtctcaagtgagatggctta containing:
- the LOC138906047 gene encoding uncharacterized protein produces the protein MVLRLQGHLCVPNVNGLRETNLVEAHNLRYSIHPGVTKMYRDLRQYYWCRRMKKDIVEYVARCLNCQQACFASQSIGSSSDFHVSMLWKYHADRSYVLDYSIVQLDESLGYKEEPVTIVDRQVRHLRSKKILVVKVQWRGKPVEESTWETEEDMQSRYPHLFSTPGMILDSFEDECLLKR